From a single Helicovermis profundi genomic region:
- a CDS encoding phosphate ABC transporter substrate-binding protein — protein MKRILNSKVLILALVSVIVLVLLTGCSSNEASSSNESDVSASNELKGHVTLVGSTSVTPVAQEIAEAFMKINPKVKVDVQGVGSSAGIKSSHDKVSDFGMSSRNLKTGEKEWGLNEHVIAFDGIAVVVNPKNGVKDLTKEEATKIFKGQITNWKEVGGVDKEILVISREAGSGTRGAFEELMDLEKKNSDGKKISAVIKNALIAEGNGAVKANVAKKEYAIGYLSLSYLDNSIQTVKIDGVDPTTDNIVNGTYNISRPFLLLSNGELSKEAKAYLDFVMSDEGQKIISKKLISIK, from the coding sequence ATGAAAAGGATATTAAATTCAAAAGTTCTAATTTTAGCATTGGTATCGGTAATAGTACTGGTTTTATTAACAGGGTGTTCATCTAATGAGGCAAGTTCATCTAATGAAAGTGATGTTTCAGCGTCAAATGAATTAAAGGGACATGTAACATTAGTAGGATCTACATCAGTAACGCCGGTTGCTCAGGAAATTGCAGAAGCATTTATGAAAATAAACCCTAAAGTAAAGGTTGATGTTCAAGGCGTTGGATCTTCAGCAGGAATAAAATCGTCGCATGATAAAGTATCTGATTTTGGAATGTCTTCAAGAAATTTAAAAACAGGTGAAAAAGAATGGGGTCTTAACGAACATGTTATTGCATTTGATGGAATTGCAGTTGTTGTAAATCCTAAAAACGGAGTAAAAGATTTAACAAAAGAGGAAGCTACAAAAATATTTAAAGGACAAATAACTAATTGGAAAGAAGTCGGTGGAGTAGATAAAGAGATTCTTGTAATATCAAGAGAAGCAGGTTCTGGTACTAGAGGTGCTTTTGAAGAATTAATGGATTTAGAAAAGAAAAATAGTGATGGTAAAAAAATAAGTGCAGTCATTAAAAATGCCTTAATTGCTGAGGGAAATGGTGCTGTAAAAGCAAATGTTGCTAAAAAAGAATATGCTATTGGATACCTGTCGTTATCATATTTAGATAATAGCATACAAACTGTTAAGATTGATGGAGTTGATCCAACTACTGATAATATAGTTAATGGAACTTATAATATTTCTAGACCATTTTTATTACTTTCAAATGGTGAGTTGTCAAAGGAAGCTAAAGCATATCTTGATTTTGTAATGAGCGATGAAGGACAAAAAATCATTTCTAAAAAATTGATTTCTATAAAATAA